A part of Winslowiella toletana genomic DNA contains:
- the ydfG gene encoding bifunctional NADP-dependent 3-hydroxy acid dehydrogenase/3-hydroxypropionate dehydrogenase YdfG, whose amino-acid sequence MIIFVTGATAGFGQSITRRFIADGHKVIATGRRVERLQALKDELGDNLFTLQLDVRNRAGIETALAGLPAEWRDIDVLVNNAGLALGIEPAHKANLDDWEDMIDTNNKGLVYMTRAVLPAMVERNIGHIINIGSIAGSWPYAGGNVYGATKAFVRQFSLNLRTDLHGTALRVTDIEPGLVGGTEFSNVRFKGDDDKAGKVYDGTTALTAEDVTEAVYWVATLPKHVNINTLEMMPVSQTLAGLKVHKD is encoded by the coding sequence ATGATTATTTTTGTTACCGGCGCTACTGCCGGTTTTGGTCAAAGTATCACCCGCCGCTTTATCGCTGATGGTCACAAAGTGATTGCCACGGGCCGCCGCGTTGAACGTCTGCAGGCGCTGAAAGATGAGCTGGGCGACAATCTTTTCACTCTTCAACTTGATGTGCGCAATCGTGCAGGTATTGAGACCGCGCTGGCGGGACTGCCTGCGGAATGGCGTGATATCGATGTGCTGGTCAATAACGCGGGCCTTGCGCTGGGTATCGAACCGGCGCACAAAGCGAATCTTGATGACTGGGAAGATATGATCGACACCAACAATAAAGGTCTGGTGTATATGACCCGCGCGGTATTACCGGCGATGGTCGAGCGCAATATTGGCCATATCATCAATATCGGCTCGATCGCCGGCAGCTGGCCGTATGCAGGGGGCAATGTGTATGGCGCCACTAAAGCCTTTGTACGCCAGTTCAGCCTTAATCTGCGTACTGATCTGCACGGCACTGCGCTGCGCGTGACCGATATCGAACCGGGTCTGGTCGGCGGCACCGAGTTTTCCAATGTGCGCTTTAAAGGCGACGATGATAAAGCCGGTAAAGTTTACGACGGCACCACCGCGCTAACCGCGGAAGATGTTACCGAAGCGGTGTACTGGGTCGCCACCCTGCCAAAACATGTCAATATCAATACCCTTGAGATGATGCCGGTCAGCCAGACGCTGGCAGGGCTAAAGGTGCATAAGGATTGA
- the guaD gene encoding guanine deaminase, with protein sequence MSVKYTQAIRGRFFDITATVKQPEQLADKARYLEDGLLLIDEGRIVSLQSWQQGQSLLNDQHQLIDYRDKLIVPGFVDCHIHYPQTEMIGAFGEQLLEWLQQYTFPVESQYHCPQHSAKMSAFFLHQLLSNGTTTALVFGTVHPQSVEALFTAAEQLGMRLIAGKVMMDRNAPDDLTETADDSYQQTRALIERWHNRGRLSYALTPRFAPTSSPELLANVRRLRQEFPDTWLHTHLSENPQEVAWVKALFPHNSSYLDVYHQYQLTGRRSVFAHCLHLEEQEWDCLHQTASSIAFCPTSNLFLGSGLFDLQKRWQKQVHCGIGTDVGAGTTFNLLQTLGEAYKVAQLQRYKLSACEAFYHATLGGAQALDLDDKIGNFNAGKEADFVVLDPAVSALQQLRHGNSRDIWEQLFVLMTLGDDRNIAATWVNGACVWQRDSVEKAA encoded by the coding sequence ATGTCAGTGAAATATACGCAAGCCATTCGTGGCCGCTTTTTCGATATTACCGCTACGGTTAAGCAGCCAGAACAACTGGCTGATAAGGCGCGCTATCTTGAGGATGGCCTGCTGCTGATCGATGAAGGGCGCATTGTCAGCCTGCAGAGCTGGCAGCAGGGACAGAGTTTGCTGAACGATCAGCATCAGCTGATTGATTATCGCGACAAACTGATTGTGCCGGGCTTTGTCGATTGCCATATTCACTATCCGCAAACCGAAATGATCGGTGCTTTCGGTGAACAGCTGCTGGAGTGGCTGCAGCAGTACACTTTCCCGGTGGAGAGCCAGTATCACTGCCCGCAGCACTCGGCCAAAATGTCGGCGTTCTTTTTGCATCAGCTGTTGAGCAATGGCACCACTACCGCACTGGTGTTTGGTACTGTGCATCCGCAATCGGTCGAAGCGCTGTTTACCGCGGCGGAACAGCTTGGTATGCGACTGATTGCCGGAAAGGTGATGATGGATCGTAATGCGCCGGATGACCTGACTGAAACCGCCGATGACAGTTATCAGCAGACGCGCGCGTTAATCGAGCGCTGGCATAACCGTGGGCGGCTAAGCTACGCCTTAACGCCGCGTTTTGCGCCAACCTCATCGCCGGAACTGCTGGCCAATGTGCGTCGCCTGCGACAGGAGTTTCCCGATACCTGGCTGCATACCCATTTAAGTGAAAACCCGCAGGAAGTGGCGTGGGTTAAAGCGCTGTTTCCGCATAACAGCAGTTATCTTGATGTTTATCATCAGTATCAGCTCACCGGCCGGCGCAGCGTGTTTGCACACTGCCTGCATCTGGAAGAGCAGGAGTGGGACTGTCTGCATCAGACCGCATCTTCCATCGCTTTCTGCCCGACCTCCAATCTGTTCCTTGGCAGTGGTCTGTTTGATCTGCAGAAGCGCTGGCAGAAGCAGGTGCATTGCGGCATTGGCACCGATGTCGGCGCTGGCACCACCTTTAATCTGCTGCAAACCCTCGGTGAAGCCTACAAAGTGGCGCAGCTGCAACGTTATAAATTGTCGGCCTGTGAGGCTTTCTATCATGCCACGCTGGGCGGCGCGCAGGCTCTTGATCTGGACGATAAGATTGGCAACTTTAATGCCGGCAAAGAGGCGGATTTTGTGGTGCTGGATCCGGCGGTTTCCGCGCTGCAACAGCTGCGCCACGGCAACAGCCGGGATATCTGGGAACAGTTGTTTGTACTGATGACGCTGGGTGACGACCGCAATATCGCCGCCACCTGGGTTAATGGCGCCTGCGTCTGGCAGCGCGACAGCGTGGAGAAAGCGGCATGA
- a CDS encoding YnfA family protein, with protein sequence MIKTSLLFFLTALAEIIGCFLPWLWLKKGASVLLLIPAACSLALFVWLLTLHPAASGRVYAAYGGVYVMTALLWLRFVDGVRLTHYDWLGAAVAFSGMLIIVAGWSK encoded by the coding sequence ATGATCAAAACTTCGCTGCTGTTTTTTCTTACCGCGCTGGCGGAAATTATTGGCTGTTTTTTGCCCTGGCTATGGCTGAAGAAGGGCGCATCGGTTCTGTTATTGATCCCGGCAGCATGCAGTCTGGCGCTGTTTGTCTGGCTGCTGACGCTGCATCCCGCCGCCAGCGGGCGTGTCTATGCCGCCTATGGCGGTGTCTATGTGATGACCGCGCTGTTATGGCTGCGTTTTGTTGATGGTGTGCGTCTGACGCATTATGACTGGCTGGGCGCAGCGGTAGCGTTTAGCGGGATGCTGATTATTGTGGCGGGCTGGAGTAAATAG
- the osmY gene encoding osmoprotectant ABC transporter permease OsmY, with the protein MVVVGLLVYGLGFDTIRARQVDLVYLGQQHMMLVFWSMFFALLIGIPSGIFLSRPFARRWAEYVMQIFNVGNTLPPLAVLALAMVIIGIGDGPAIFALFLASLLPIVRNTYAGLCSVQPSLLEAANGIGMTKNQRLWQVELPNASPVILSGIRIATAINVGTAPLAFLIGASSYGELIFPGIYLNDFPTLILGAAATALFALILDMLLAGLGRLLSPHTAV; encoded by the coding sequence ATGGTGGTGGTCGGGCTGCTGGTTTATGGCCTTGGCTTCGATACCATCCGCGCACGTCAGGTCGATTTAGTCTATCTCGGTCAGCAGCATATGATGCTGGTGTTCTGGTCGATGTTCTTCGCCCTGCTGATCGGCATTCCCAGCGGAATTTTTCTCAGCCGTCCTTTCGCCCGTCGCTGGGCCGAATATGTGATGCAAATCTTTAACGTCGGCAACACCCTGCCGCCGTTAGCGGTGCTGGCGCTGGCAATGGTGATCATCGGTATTGGCGATGGCCCGGCAATCTTCGCGCTGTTTCTCGCCTCGTTATTACCTATTGTGCGCAATACCTACGCTGGACTCTGCTCGGTGCAGCCTTCGTTACTGGAAGCGGCTAACGGTATTGGCATGACTAAAAATCAGCGTCTGTGGCAGGTAGAGTTACCTAACGCCTCGCCGGTGATTCTTTCCGGGATACGTATCGCCACCGCGATCAATGTCGGCACCGCCCCGCTGGCGTTTCTGATTGGCGCCAGCAGTTATGGCGAGCTGATCTTCCCGGGTATCTATCTGAACGATTTCCCGACGCTGATTTTGGGTGCTGCGGCAACGGCGCTGTTTGCGCTAATCCTCGATATGTTGCTGGCCGGTCTGGGTCGTTTGTTAAGCCCACATACGGCGGTCTAA
- a CDS encoding DUF1161 domain-containing protein, with translation MKTSTLMLTALCLFAPLAAQASCETVKADISKKIISNGVPESGFTLDIVPNDQADQAGGQVVGHCENDTQKIVYKRMTTDSDTNVPADAGSTQDAPAQ, from the coding sequence ATGAAAACGTCTACATTGATGCTCACTGCACTCTGTTTATTCGCCCCGCTGGCTGCTCAGGCATCCTGTGAGACGGTTAAAGCCGATATCAGTAAAAAAATCATCAGTAACGGTGTGCCTGAATCGGGTTTCACCCTCGATATTGTCCCTAACGATCAGGCCGACCAGGCCGGTGGCCAGGTCGTCGGTCATTGCGAAAACGATACGCAAAAAATTGTTTATAAACGCATGACCACTGATAGCGACACCAATGTGCCTGCCGACGCGGGCAGTACGCAGGACGCCCCAGCGCAATAA
- the xdhC gene encoding xanthine dehydrogenase accessory protein XdhC: MIYHDWISILGELRARREPCVLVTVLEEKGSVPRDSGSKMVVTGDHSFLTIGGGHLEYQCIAQARAMLLSGQQTPHSEHFSLGARLGQCCGGMTTILFEPLMQQQPQIAVFGAGHVGQALVNLLSTLPCHVNWIDERAGQFAQVPAGVSACHAEDPLDQVAAMPADSYFVVMTHHHPRDLELCEAILRRGDYRYFGVIGSATKRQRFDYRLEGKGFSQQQLATMRCPIGLADVKGKLPAEIAVAIAAEIIAVYQHAQ; the protein is encoded by the coding sequence ATGATTTATCATGACTGGATTAGCATCCTCGGCGAGCTACGCGCCAGGCGCGAACCCTGTGTGCTGGTCACGGTGCTGGAGGAGAAAGGCTCGGTGCCGCGCGACAGCGGCAGTAAAATGGTGGTCACCGGTGATCACAGTTTTCTGACCATTGGCGGTGGCCATCTGGAATATCAGTGCATCGCGCAGGCGCGAGCGATGCTGCTAAGCGGTCAGCAGACGCCGCATAGCGAGCATTTTTCCCTTGGCGCGCGTCTCGGGCAATGCTGCGGCGGCATGACCACCATTCTGTTTGAACCGCTGATGCAGCAACAGCCGCAAATTGCGGTATTTGGCGCCGGGCATGTCGGACAGGCGCTGGTGAATCTGCTGTCGACGTTACCCTGTCACGTAAACTGGATTGATGAGCGTGCCGGGCAGTTCGCGCAGGTGCCCGCCGGTGTCAGCGCCTGTCATGCCGAAGACCCGCTGGATCAGGTCGCCGCAATGCCCGCTGACAGCTATTTTGTGGTGATGACTCATCACCATCCACGCGACCTCGAGCTGTGCGAGGCGATTCTGCGGCGTGGCGACTATCGCTATTTTGGCGTGATTGGATCCGCGACTAAACGCCAGCGCTTCGATTATCGTCTTGAGGGTAAAGGCTTCAGTCAGCAACAACTGGCGACCATGCGCTGCCCGATTGGTTTAGCGGACGTAAAAGGAAAATTACCGGCGGAGATTGCGGTGGCGATTGCTGCTGAAATTATTGCGGTTTATCAGCACGCGCAGTGA
- the xdhB gene encoding xanthine dehydrogenase molybdopterin binding subunit → MSRNRPAVAEEVVEQQYLAGIQTGVGRSNKHESAEKHVAGEAIYIDDRLEFPGQLHLCPRLSEHPHALITRIDTSPCYAIPGVVQVLTWQDVPGDGDIGPLEPGDPLMAQDRVEYVGQVILAVAAETPQAARQAAQAAIIEYQLLTPVLEVKQALEQRSFVQEPHIHQLGDADAALARAPHRISGEFHIGGQEHFYLETQIALVIPGEDASLQVFSSTQNPTEVQKLVASVMGISMNKVTIDMRRMGGGFGGKETQAAGVACLCAIAARSSGRPVKMRLARRDDMQITGKRHPFYVRYDVGYDDDGRFCGVNIELAGNCGYSLDLSGSIVDRAMFHADNAYYLGDVRITGYRCRTNTASNTAYRGFGGPQGMVAIEQIMDHIARVTRLDPLEVRKRNYYGKTERNITHYHQRVEDNLLDEITAQLEQSADYQARRREISAFNASSRFIKRGLALTPVKFGISFTSSFLNQAGALILIYTDGTVQLNHGGTEMGQGLNTKVAQIVAEVLQIDVDNIQITATDTGKVPNTSPTAASSGTDLNGKAAQNAAQILRDRMVEMLCRLHNCLPQAVSFSNGIVRVADKHFTFADVAQMAWLNQVPLSATGFYKVPGIHYDRQAGRGTPFYYFAYGAACAEVVIDTLTGEYRLLRADILHDVGASLNPAIDIGQVEGGFVQGMGWLTTEELVWNDQGRLLTDGPASYKIPAIADVPADLRVTLLENRKNPKDTVFHSKAVGEPPFMLGISVWCALQDAVASVDDYQTHPLLDAPATPERVFWGASRLAGGADDLS, encoded by the coding sequence ATGTCTCGTAACCGTCCGGCAGTGGCCGAAGAGGTGGTTGAACAGCAGTATCTGGCGGGTATTCAGACCGGCGTTGGACGCAGCAATAAGCATGAAAGTGCGGAAAAGCATGTGGCCGGTGAAGCGATCTATATCGATGACCGGCTGGAGTTTCCCGGTCAGCTGCATCTCTGCCCGCGCCTGAGTGAACACCCGCACGCGCTGATTACCCGTATTGATACCAGCCCGTGCTATGCGATTCCCGGCGTGGTGCAGGTATTAACCTGGCAGGATGTGCCGGGTGATGGCGATATCGGTCCGCTGGAACCTGGCGATCCGCTGATGGCGCAGGATCGGGTGGAGTATGTCGGTCAGGTGATTCTGGCGGTGGCGGCGGAAACACCCCAGGCGGCGCGTCAGGCAGCGCAGGCGGCGATTATTGAATATCAGCTGCTGACGCCGGTGCTGGAGGTGAAACAGGCGCTGGAGCAGCGCAGTTTTGTGCAGGAACCGCATATCCACCAGCTGGGTGATGCGGATGCGGCGCTGGCCCGCGCGCCACATCGCATCAGCGGCGAATTTCATATTGGCGGACAGGAACATTTCTATCTGGAAACCCAGATTGCGCTGGTGATACCGGGCGAAGACGCCAGTTTACAGGTGTTCTCCTCCACGCAGAACCCGACCGAAGTGCAGAAACTGGTAGCTTCAGTGATGGGCATCAGTATGAATAAAGTCACCATTGATATGCGCCGCATGGGTGGTGGCTTCGGCGGGAAAGAGACTCAGGCGGCGGGCGTAGCCTGCCTGTGCGCAATTGCCGCGCGCAGCAGCGGGCGGCCGGTGAAAATGCGGCTGGCGCGTCGCGATGATATGCAGATCACCGGCAAACGCCACCCGTTTTATGTGCGTTATGACGTGGGATACGACGACGACGGGCGCTTTTGCGGGGTAAACATCGAGCTGGCCGGTAACTGTGGTTACTCACTTGATCTGTCCGGTTCGATTGTCGATCGCGCCATGTTCCATGCTGATAACGCTTATTACCTTGGCGATGTGCGTATTACCGGCTATCGCTGCCGCACCAATACCGCATCCAATACTGCCTATCGCGGTTTTGGCGGCCCGCAGGGCATGGTAGCGATTGAGCAGATTATGGATCATATCGCACGGGTGACACGGCTGGATCCGCTGGAAGTGCGTAAACGTAACTATTACGGCAAAACCGAACGCAATATCACCCATTATCATCAGCGGGTGGAAGATAACCTGCTGGATGAAATCACCGCCCAGCTGGAACAGAGTGCGGATTATCAGGCGCGCCGCCGCGAGATCAGCGCGTTTAACGCCAGTAGCCGTTTTATTAAACGCGGACTGGCATTAACGCCGGTAAAATTTGGCATCTCTTTTACTTCCAGTTTTCTTAATCAGGCCGGGGCGCTGATTCTGATCTATACCGACGGCACGGTGCAGCTGAATCATGGCGGCACCGAGATGGGACAGGGACTGAATACTAAAGTGGCGCAGATTGTCGCAGAAGTGCTGCAAATCGATGTCGATAATATCCAGATCACCGCCACCGACACCGGCAAAGTGCCGAATACCTCGCCAACCGCCGCCTCCAGCGGCACCGACCTGAATGGTAAAGCGGCGCAAAATGCGGCGCAGATCCTGCGTGATCGCATGGTGGAGATGCTGTGCAGGCTGCATAACTGTCTGCCGCAGGCGGTCAGTTTTAGCAATGGCATCGTCAGAGTGGCCGATAAGCACTTCACCTTTGCTGATGTGGCGCAGATGGCCTGGCTGAATCAGGTGCCACTGTCGGCCACCGGTTTCTATAAAGTCCCCGGCATTCACTACGATCGTCAGGCCGGACGCGGCACGCCGTTTTACTACTTTGCTTATGGCGCCGCCTGCGCCGAAGTGGTGATCGATACGCTGACCGGCGAATACCGCCTGCTGCGCGCCGATATTTTGCATGATGTGGGTGCCTCACTCAATCCGGCGATCGATATCGGTCAGGTCGAGGGCGGATTTGTGCAGGGCATGGGCTGGCTGACCACGGAAGAGCTGGTGTGGAATGATCAGGGCCGTTTGCTGACTGATGGCCCGGCCAGCTATAAAATTCCGGCAATTGCCGACGTACCGGCCGATCTTCGGGTTACGTTGCTGGAAAACCGCAAGAACCCGAAAGATACCGTGTTTCATTCGAAAGCGGTGGGTGAGCCGCCGTTTATGCTGGGGATCTCGGTCTGGTGTGCATTGCAGGATGCAGTGGCCAGCGTTGACGATTATCAGACACATCCGCTGCTGGATGCGCCAGCGACACCGGAGCGGGTATTCTGGGGCGCCAGCCGCCTGGCAGGAGGCGCTGATGATTTATCATGA
- the xdhA gene encoding xanthine dehydrogenase small subunit translates to MIQFLLNQTLVSEQDIDPNLTVLNYLRNHKQRCGTKEGCASGDCGACTVTLGKVVDGGMRYETINSCLTLVSTLQGKQLITVEDLKQGQQLHSVQQAMVDCHASQCGFCTPGFVMSLFTLQKNSQRWDRHQTEQALSGNLCRCTGYRPIVDAARQACDHPQEDSFSRQQQQVAQRLLALQSDQLQEIARGENRCLLPKTVAQLAALYQQYPQAKLLAGGTDLSLQITQQYQTLPLLIALEQIDELKQCQIGEQEVVLGAGASLTHCYQLLKEHIPGFAAILQRFASLQVRNQGTLGGNIANASPIGDAPPMLLALNASLILQQGEQQRRLPLEQFFSGYRQTALQPAEFIRAIVIPHVTTSHNFHAWKVSKRLDDDISAVFAAFNLQIEQDVIVDARVAFGGMAATAKRASACEQQLIGQHFNAATLEKACRALEQDFQPLSDFRASAGYRLLVAKNLLRRYYHLLCGELNVTEVSAYVS, encoded by the coding sequence ATGATTCAATTTTTGCTTAATCAGACGCTGGTCAGTGAGCAGGATATCGATCCCAATCTGACGGTGCTGAACTATCTGCGCAACCATAAACAGCGTTGCGGCACCAAAGAGGGTTGCGCCTCCGGCGACTGCGGCGCCTGCACCGTGACGCTGGGCAAAGTCGTTGATGGCGGGATGCGCTATGAAACCATTAACAGCTGCCTGACGCTGGTCAGCACTTTACAGGGCAAACAGCTGATTACGGTGGAAGATCTGAAGCAGGGTCAGCAGCTGCATTCGGTTCAGCAGGCGATGGTTGACTGTCATGCGTCACAGTGCGGCTTCTGTACACCGGGCTTTGTGATGTCGTTATTTACCTTGCAAAAAAACAGCCAGCGCTGGGATCGTCACCAGACCGAACAGGCGCTTTCTGGCAACCTGTGCCGCTGCACCGGTTATCGTCCGATTGTCGATGCCGCGCGCCAGGCTTGTGATCATCCGCAGGAGGACAGTTTTTCCCGCCAGCAGCAGCAGGTTGCACAGCGCTTACTGGCGCTGCAATCGGATCAGCTACAGGAAATTGCGCGCGGTGAAAACCGCTGCCTGTTGCCGAAAACCGTCGCGCAGCTGGCAGCACTTTATCAGCAATATCCGCAGGCGAAGCTGCTGGCAGGTGGCACCGATCTGTCGTTGCAGATCACGCAGCAGTACCAGACCCTGCCGTTACTGATCGCACTGGAGCAGATTGATGAACTGAAGCAGTGCCAGATTGGCGAGCAGGAGGTAGTGCTGGGTGCTGGCGCTTCACTAACGCACTGCTATCAGTTACTGAAAGAACATATCCCCGGTTTTGCCGCTATCCTGCAACGCTTTGCGTCATTACAGGTGCGTAATCAGGGCACGCTGGGCGGCAATATCGCCAATGCCTCGCCGATTGGCGATGCGCCGCCGATGCTGCTGGCGCTCAATGCTTCACTGATTTTACAGCAGGGCGAACAGCAGCGCCGTTTGCCGCTTGAACAGTTTTTCAGCGGTTATCGCCAGACGGCACTGCAACCCGCAGAGTTTATTCGCGCCATTGTGATACCGCATGTGACAACGTCACATAACTTCCATGCATGGAAAGTGTCAAAACGGCTGGATGATGATATTTCGGCGGTATTCGCGGCGTTTAACCTGCAAATTGAACAGGATGTGATCGTCGATGCGCGCGTCGCTTTTGGCGGTATGGCGGCAACGGCTAAACGCGCCAGCGCCTGTGAACAGCAGCTTATTGGCCAGCACTTTAACGCCGCCACACTGGAAAAAGCCTGCCGCGCGCTGGAACAGGACTTCCAGCCGCTCAGTGATTTCCGCGCCAGCGCCGGTTACCGCTTGCTGGTAGCCAAAAACCTGCTGCGCCGTTACTACCATCTGTTATGCGGCGAACTGAATGTTACGGAGGTATCAGCGTATGTCTCGTAA
- a CDS encoding DUF1283 family protein: protein MKTLHKRLVSALLPLTLLGAALVIPATAGAKTDRLIIENGNAALSNEQARQEKEQWDDTRMLRKKVNSRVEKEFDKSDRAFDTRDACDKSYNVNAYWEANTLRCLDRRTGRPVAP, encoded by the coding sequence ATGAAAACTCTGCATAAACGCCTGGTCTCCGCCCTTCTGCCTCTGACATTGCTGGGCGCAGCGCTGGTAATACCAGCCACCGCAGGCGCAAAAACCGATCGCCTGATTATCGAGAATGGCAACGCCGCCCTTAGCAACGAACAGGCGCGTCAGGAAAAAGAGCAGTGGGACGATACGCGTATGCTACGAAAAAAAGTTAACAGCCGCGTCGAAAAAGAGTTCGATAAATCTGACCGCGCATTTGATACCCGTGATGCCTGCGATAAAAGCTACAACGTTAACGCGTACTGGGAAGCCAACACCCTGCGCTGCCTTGATCGCCGCACCGGACGTCCGGTAGCGCCATAA
- a CDS encoding MDR family MFS transporter, translated as MTETIDHQVTHRHWILIAAMLAMFMAAIEVTIVATAMPTIVAELGGFSHFGWVFSIYLLTQAVSVPIYGRLADLWGRKKVFFIGTSLFLLGSVLCGFASSMGWLILFRAFQGLGAGAIMPLTSTIVADIYSPKERAGIQGWLSSVWGFAAIIGPLSGAWIVQHFNWALIFWVNVPIGLISMLMLARFLPDMQAKQQHRLNLAGSGWLMLCVSSLLIALLQAETLGYWSLAFLALSLLCGFALVRNEQQAKEPLFPLAIWRSRVIVAGNAGNLIIGAAMMGISAFLPTWIQGVNGGTPLQAGSALAMMSIGWPIASAISGHLMQRTSYRFTAQLGALLLIVGCGLLLTLQRDSSMLHAALYAFIIGTGMGMTSTTFLVSVQNSAEFHIRGICTASIMFSRMLGSALGTALMGAVLNYNLLLRLPDQQDPVQQIMSGNERQALQHDTLQQMVTQVAASLHWVFVAALLIALMSLLIARVMPQRRPEDL; from the coding sequence ATGACGGAAACTATTGATCATCAGGTCACGCATCGCCACTGGATTCTGATTGCCGCGATGTTGGCGATGTTTATGGCGGCGATTGAAGTCACCATTGTGGCCACAGCAATGCCCACTATCGTGGCGGAACTGGGCGGCTTTTCTCATTTTGGTTGGGTATTCTCTATCTATCTGCTGACGCAGGCGGTTAGCGTGCCGATTTATGGTCGTCTGGCCGATTTGTGGGGCAGAAAGAAAGTGTTCTTTATCGGTACATCGCTGTTTCTGCTGGGTTCGGTCCTGTGCGGCTTCGCCAGCAGTATGGGCTGGCTGATTCTGTTTCGTGCATTTCAGGGACTGGGGGCCGGGGCGATTATGCCGCTGACCTCCACTATCGTCGCAGATATCTATTCGCCAAAAGAGCGCGCCGGTATTCAGGGCTGGCTCTCCAGCGTCTGGGGTTTTGCGGCGATTATTGGACCGCTTTCCGGCGCCTGGATTGTGCAGCACTTTAACTGGGCGTTAATCTTCTGGGTTAATGTGCCAATTGGCCTGATTTCAATGCTGATGCTGGCGCGCTTTCTGCCGGATATGCAGGCGAAGCAGCAACATCGCCTGAATCTGGCGGGCAGTGGCTGGCTGATGCTCTGTGTCTCATCACTGTTGATCGCGCTGTTGCAGGCGGAAACCCTTGGCTACTGGTCGCTGGCGTTTCTGGCGTTGTCACTGCTTTGTGGCTTTGCGCTGGTAAGAAATGAGCAGCAGGCGAAGGAGCCGCTATTTCCGCTGGCTATCTGGCGCAGCCGGGTGATTGTGGCGGGTAACGCCGGAAATCTGATTATCGGCGCGGCGATGATGGGCATCAGCGCATTTCTGCCGACCTGGATCCAGGGCGTAAATGGCGGCACGCCGTTACAGGCGGGTAGCGCGCTGGCGATGATGTCGATTGGCTGGCCCATTGCCAGTGCGATTAGCGGTCATTTAATGCAACGCACCTCCTATCGCTTTACTGCGCAACTGGGCGCGTTGCTGCTGATTGTAGGTTGCGGGCTGTTGCTGACGCTGCAGCGTGACAGCAGCATGCTGCACGCCGCACTCTACGCCTTTATTATTGGCACCGGCATGGGCATGACCAGCACTACCTTCCTGGTTTCAGTGCAGAACAGCGCGGAGTTTCATATTCGTGGTATCTGTACTGCATCGATTATGTTCAGCCGCATGCTCGGTTCAGCGCTGGGGACGGCATTAATGGGCGCGGTGCTTAATTATAATTTGCTGCTGCGCTTGCCCGATCAGCAGGATCCGGTACAGCAGATAATGTCCGGAAATGAGCGTCAGGCATTACAGCACGACACTTTGCAACAGATGGTGACGCAGGTTGCGGCATCACTGCACTGGGTGTTTGTTGCTGCATTGCTGATTGCGTTGATGAGTCTGCTGATTGCTCGCGTGATGCCGCAGCGGCGGCCTGAAGACCTGTAG